One genomic segment of Chitinispirillales bacterium includes these proteins:
- a CDS encoding DUF1538 domain-containing protein: MRKVNISLQNVFSLIFNYVKNKILIQFKAVIFVVLYLASFQLLVLKAPIADALAVTGGIIVVAIGLAAFLEGLFLSIMPLGEMCGRNIPGKMKLYAIVAFSVILGVTATLAEPAIGFLKAQGSSISPWRAPMLYYLLNAGTNMTIAAVALGIGLSVLCGVIRALHLLSLKPFIFSIIPVMLVLTYFIGNDPRMISAAGLVWDVGGVATGPVTVPLILALGLGISAMNGKNNNKSGDGFGVVMLASALPALIMMILVLVLSGQMPQASTPERFFSENNKTYAMKVLGINDYQKFEEIAVLAKSDTGDVMTKLSPEHEANIISTIIDAIKAILPLSIILLVVLTLFMKEKIKNKDEVFLGIILCLVGLALFNGGMLRGLQSLGSQTGEALPKAYKEVARLDKMETFACIDESIIVKAIKNHGSIVEMMPVSRENGKLEYIPFNREKYDSETKTYEYIPVDKPLWAKNASQIGYIIILLFMFVMGIGVTLAEPLLYAMSLQVEEMTGGSYKSKMLIYIVAAGVAIGIAAGFARILYDFPTMYLLVFAYSLALIATIFSDDEFASIAWDSGGVTTGPITVPLVIATGMGIGSQAGVADCFGVIASASVFPITTVLISGIVIKLLNRAPAKKDDKNEVYEIIGGAEI; the protein is encoded by the coding sequence ATGCGTAAAGTTAATATTTCTTTGCAAAATGTATTTTCTTTAATCTTTAATTATGTAAAAAATAAGATTTTAATACAATTCAAGGCTGTTATTTTTGTAGTGCTTTATTTGGCGTCGTTCCAATTGCTTGTTCTAAAAGCGCCGATAGCCGACGCACTTGCGGTTACGGGAGGAATAATCGTCGTCGCTATAGGTCTTGCGGCGTTTTTAGAAGGATTGTTCCTGTCTATTATGCCGCTTGGAGAAATGTGCGGACGAAATATCCCTGGCAAAATGAAACTTTACGCAATTGTAGCGTTTTCGGTAATTTTGGGTGTTACCGCCACTCTCGCCGAACCGGCAATAGGATTTTTGAAAGCGCAGGGTTCTTCCATATCGCCTTGGCGAGCGCCTATGCTTTACTACTTGCTCAACGCCGGAACAAACATGACGATTGCCGCAGTCGCTTTGGGAATAGGGCTTTCGGTTTTGTGCGGTGTAATAAGGGCGTTGCATCTGTTATCTTTAAAACCTTTTATTTTTTCGATTATCCCCGTCATGCTCGTTTTAACTTATTTCATAGGAAACGATCCGCGTATGATTTCAGCGGCGGGACTTGTTTGGGATGTAGGCGGAGTCGCAACCGGACCGGTTACCGTTCCGCTTATTTTGGCGCTTGGGCTCGGAATTTCGGCAATGAACGGGAAAAATAACAATAAAAGCGGCGACGGATTCGGCGTCGTAATGCTTGCCTCGGCGCTTCCCGCGCTGATAATGATGATTTTGGTGCTTGTTTTGAGCGGACAAATGCCGCAAGCGTCAACACCCGAGCGATTTTTTTCCGAAAACAATAAAACGTACGCAATGAAAGTTCTTGGAATTAACGACTATCAAAAATTTGAAGAAATCGCCGTATTGGCAAAAAGCGACACAGGCGATGTAATGACAAAACTATCGCCTGAACACGAAGCAAACATAATCAGCACGATAATTGACGCGATAAAAGCGATTTTACCGTTGTCGATAATTCTTTTAGTAGTCTTAACTCTTTTTATGAAAGAGAAAATTAAAAATAAGGACGAAGTGTTTTTGGGAATTATCTTGTGTCTTGTAGGACTTGCGCTATTTAACGGCGGAATGCTGCGAGGATTGCAATCACTCGGTTCACAAACAGGAGAAGCGCTCCCAAAAGCATACAAAGAAGTCGCTCGTCTCGATAAAATGGAAACATTTGCCTGCATCGACGAATCAATTATAGTCAAAGCGATTAAAAATCACGGTTCTATTGTAGAAATGATGCCTGTTTCCAGAGAAAACGGAAAATTAGAATACATTCCTTTCAATCGAGAAAAATACGACTCGGAAACGAAAACATACGAATATATTCCGGTCGATAAGCCGCTTTGGGCTAAAAACGCTTCGCAAATAGGATACATCATCATTCTGTTGTTTATGTTCGTTATGGGAATCGGCGTGACACTTGCCGAACCGCTCCTTTACGCGATGAGTTTACAGGTTGAAGAGATGACCGGCGGTTCTTACAAAAGCAAAATGCTGATTTATATTGTCGCCGCAGGAGTGGCAATCGGTATAGCGGCCGGATTTGCGAGAATTTTATACGATTTTCCGACAATGTATCTTCTTGTTTTTGCTTACAGCTTAGCGCTGATTGCGACAATATTTTCCGACGATGAATTCGCTTCTATCGCTTGGGACAGCGGAGGCGTCACAACCGGACCGATAACCGTTCCTTTGGTCATCGCTACAGGAATGGGAATAGGATCACAAGCCGGCGTTGCAGATTGTTTCGGCGTAATCGCTTCGGCTTCGGTTTTTCCTATAACGACCGTTCTTATTTCTGGAATAGTGATTAAACTGCTTAACAGGGCTCCGGCTAAAAAGGACGATAAAAACGAGGTCTATGAAATTATAGGAGGCGCGGAAATATGA
- a CDS encoding LPP20 family lipoprotein: MKKIFLFFVVTAILFAQPIKDDEWIESGQMLRFPANKYFTAVGIGSNEKNAAENAVVEIQRQISATVKSEQISKEFSLLTNKSSTDTSLLSIRSKFSVAGDIAGVEIIATSTRRDNFYAFAALEKEKFISLQKLKITELQDELIKTYSRANKAISEKKVALAISLLNSANEKITAIRSERILLSAATVLTENEEIPVSKADIDIKLAEMANSIKIISAAGDKQTTFTGEAPTEPFTVIVTANDQPIENLAIALFDEKNKKVASAYSDNDGTAYLFLDEKSPSVVGTYKYKAKFDLPNMQNLTPVDFSYSVKMRPISIWAQISTSVSPALHSGILEIERSAKEMLAQHGILDDRCGCVKISVLISDIQKEAIEGVSATRSFVRCDAVAQIILSDNNGKQLYSANTHRLGTGKDRFSAVADGLKKVQLGEILKDIQNAVQNYDSQEKKKMSDKSQIYQEKKIVVFPFIYRGFGGYWLSTNYESLSTMITTALVNTKTFKVLEYRQAEASNTYGRYDNPEIEQAKFLGADWIVTGNIARGNDIVEVDIRIVDVLTSQIVASVSAQGKNIYDFRDISEKLIKKLDIDLPNEGGTCCK, encoded by the coding sequence ATGAAAAAGATTTTTTTGTTTTTTGTGGTTACGGCGATTTTGTTCGCTCAACCGATAAAAGACGACGAATGGATAGAAAGCGGACAAATGCTGCGCTTTCCCGCAAACAAATATTTCACGGCGGTAGGAATCGGAAGCAATGAAAAAAACGCGGCTGAAAATGCGGTGGTAGAAATTCAAAGACAAATTTCCGCGACGGTAAAATCCGAGCAGATTTCCAAAGAATTTTCGCTTTTAACAAACAAATCATCGACAGATACGTCCCTTTTGAGTATTAGAAGCAAGTTTTCTGTCGCCGGCGATATTGCGGGGGTAGAGATAATCGCAACTTCTACGCGCAGAGATAATTTTTACGCGTTTGCCGCTTTAGAAAAAGAAAAATTTATTTCTTTGCAAAAATTAAAAATAACGGAACTGCAGGACGAACTGATTAAAACATACAGCCGCGCAAACAAAGCGATTTCAGAGAAAAAAGTCGCCCTTGCAATTTCGCTTTTAAATTCCGCCAACGAAAAAATCACCGCAATCCGTTCGGAGAGAATACTTTTATCTGCGGCGACGGTTCTGACGGAAAATGAAGAAATTCCCGTCTCAAAAGCGGATATCGATATAAAGCTTGCCGAAATGGCAAACTCCATTAAAATAATTTCGGCGGCCGGAGACAAACAAACGACGTTTACGGGAGAGGCGCCTACAGAACCTTTTACGGTAATAGTTACGGCAAACGATCAGCCGATAGAAAATCTCGCAATTGCTCTTTTTGACGAAAAAAACAAAAAAGTCGCTTCGGCGTATTCCGACAACGACGGAACGGCATATTTATTTTTGGACGAAAAGTCTCCGTCTGTCGTAGGAACATATAAATATAAGGCGAAATTTGACTTGCCGAATATGCAAAATTTGACGCCTGTAGATTTTTCATATTCCGTAAAAATGCGTCCGATTTCAATTTGGGCGCAAATTTCAACGTCAGTTTCACCGGCGCTGCATTCAGGAATTTTGGAAATTGAGCGATCGGCTAAAGAAATGCTCGCGCAGCACGGCATTTTAGACGACAGATGCGGATGCGTAAAAATTTCCGTTTTGATTTCCGATATTCAGAAAGAGGCGATCGAAGGTGTATCGGCAACGCGTTCGTTTGTCCGTTGTGACGCCGTCGCTCAAATCATTCTTTCCGATAATAACGGAAAACAATTGTACTCCGCAAATACACATCGATTGGGAACGGGAAAAGACAGGTTTTCCGCCGTCGCCGACGGGCTTAAAAAAGTACAGCTTGGAGAAATTTTGAAAGATATTCAAAACGCCGTGCAAAATTATGATTCTCAAGAAAAGAAAAAAATGTCGGATAAATCGCAAATTTATCAAGAAAAGAAAATAGTAGTATTTCCGTTTATATATCGCGGATTCGGAGGATATTGGCTTTCCACAAATTATGAATCGCTTTCGACAATGATTACTACCGCGCTTGTTAACACAAAAACGTTCAAGGTTTTGGAATACCGACAAGCGGAAGCGTCAAACACCTATGGAAGGTATGACAATCCCGAAATCGAACAGGCAAAATTTTTGGGAGCGGATTGGATTGTTACAGGAAACATAGCGAGAGGCAACGACATAGTCGAAGTCGATATTCGTATCGTTGACGTATTAACTTCACAGATTGTCGCGTCCGTCAGCGCACAAGGAAAAAATATCTATGATTTTAGAGATATTTCTGAAAAACTTATAAAAAAGTTAGATATCGATCTGCCGAACGAAGGCGGTACTTGCTGCAAATGA
- the lpxB gene encoding lipid-A-disaccharide synthase, producing the protein MKIFFSAGDASGDVNTAKIIAKLKQKYPDIRFGGLGGPAMKKEGFTGDFEFSKFNKMGYWEVLKNLLFFFMSQKKFIKKMKDEKPDVLVCVDFSGFNKKLVVEANKKNIKVLWFIAPMIWVWKKEKYIKFFQKHKAHIACIFPFEPNHWKPRINSVSFVGNPLLENFDYFSLPKKTQGDLQKNFTLALIPGSREQEVKKMLPFMINCALILKKTYENIRIIISKTAYIPENLYETANKSFEFEADFNKILQTASAALVTSGTASLQIGLAAIPHIVLYKTSPLSYFIYKAVIRKREIVIGLSNIVAEKRIVTEFIQDKMITENVVTALKKLIENSEEYEKIARDLQNLRFLFGNKKTSEEIVKLIAEMVDE; encoded by the coding sequence ATGAAAATTTTCTTTTCGGCGGGTGACGCCAGCGGCGATGTAAATACCGCAAAAATTATCGCAAAATTAAAACAAAAATATCCGGATATTCGATTCGGGGGACTTGGAGGTCCCGCTATGAAGAAAGAGGGATTTACCGGCGATTTTGAGTTTTCAAAATTTAATAAAATGGGTTACTGGGAAGTTTTAAAAAATCTTTTGTTCTTCTTTATGTCGCAAAAAAAATTTATAAAAAAAATGAAAGACGAAAAGCCGGACGTTTTAGTCTGTGTAGATTTTTCGGGATTTAATAAAAAACTTGTAGTCGAGGCAAATAAAAAAAACATTAAGGTTTTATGGTTTATCGCTCCTATGATTTGGGTTTGGAAAAAGGAAAAATATATTAAATTCTTTCAAAAACATAAAGCGCATATCGCATGTATTTTTCCTTTTGAGCCGAACCATTGGAAACCGAGAATAAATTCTGTAAGTTTCGTGGGAAATCCGCTTTTGGAAAATTTTGATTACTTTTCGCTTCCCAAAAAAACACAGGGGGATCTGCAAAAAAATTTCACTTTGGCGCTAATTCCCGGAAGCAGAGAGCAAGAAGTAAAAAAAATGCTTCCGTTTATGATAAACTGCGCTTTGATTCTTAAAAAAACTTATGAAAATATCAGAATTATTATTTCAAAAACGGCTTATATACCGGAAAATCTGTACGAAACCGCAAATAAATCTTTTGAGTTTGAGGCGGATTTTAATAAAATTTTACAAACGGCAAGCGCCGCGCTTGTCACTTCGGGAACCGCTTCTTTGCAAATAGGGCTTGCCGCGATTCCGCATATAGTTTTATATAAAACATCGCCGCTTTCATATTTCATTTACAAAGCCGTCATACGAAAAAGAGAAATCGTTATCGGACTTTCAAACATTGTCGCAGAAAAAAGGATTGTCACGGAATTTATTCAAGATAAAATGATAACGGAAAACGTTGTTACGGCTTTGAAAAAACTTATTGAAAATTCGGAAGAATACGAAAAAATCGCACGGGATTTGCAAAATTTGCGTTTTTTATTCGGCAACAAAAAAACGAGCGAAGAAATTGTAAAGTTAATTGCCGAAATGGTTGACGAATAA
- a CDS encoding class I SAM-dependent methyltransferase, whose amino-acid sequence MVTDIKSNYTSPAGKEYTLVAGRFAGISPASNILDIGCGYGDGVCNIVSEFRCKATAIDVNKDNVEIAQKAAQQKKISHLITFLTGDILEEKFIPQKNFDLVLAEGGILTMLGRQKSINLINDYLSPRGWMAFSDLILLVNEENIPAEILNIYDNARFCYENESGYRKLFKSAGFDIHLMTLVPQSGWDNYYAHMSRRLEDQTGFFADVRVKKFFHKEMDIFYRQEGFKYIGYLFGLVRKAE is encoded by the coding sequence ATGGTAACAGACATAAAAAGTAATTACACGTCGCCTGCAGGAAAGGAATACACTCTTGTTGCGGGGAGATTTGCGGGAATTTCGCCGGCAAGTAATATTTTGGACATAGGCTGCGGATACGGCGACGGCGTTTGCAATATCGTTTCGGAATTTCGCTGCAAAGCGACTGCGATAGATGTAAACAAAGATAATGTTGAAATAGCGCAAAAAGCGGCGCAGCAAAAAAAAATAAGTCATCTCATCACTTTTTTAACAGGCGACATACTTGAAGAAAAGTTCATTCCCCAAAAAAACTTTGACTTGGTCCTTGCCGAAGGCGGAATTTTGACAATGCTGGGCAGACAAAAAAGTATAAACCTGATTAACGATTATTTATCTCCGCGAGGTTGGATGGCGTTTTCGGATTTGATTTTACTTGTAAATGAAGAAAATATTCCCGCTGAAATTCTTAATATTTACGATAATGCGAGATTTTGCTACGAAAACGAATCAGGGTACAGGAAACTTTTTAAGTCGGCAGGTTTTGATATTCACCTAATGACGCTTGTTCCGCAAAGCGGATGGGATAATTACTACGCTCACATGTCCCGCCGTCTTGAAGATCAAACAGGATTTTTTGCAGACGTTCGGGTAAAAAAATTCTTTCATAAAGAGATGGATATTTTCTATCGTCAGGAAGGATTTAAGTATATCGGTTATTTATTCGGTTTAGTGAGAAAAGCCGAATAA